In Fervidicoccaceae archaeon, the DNA window TCTTGACGCCGGGCAGCTCGGAGATCTTCTTGGTGATCGAAGAGAGCTCCTCGAAGTCCCTCGCCCAAATGATCGCTATTATCGCGTGGTCTCCGCTCGTCATCGCGAGGTACTTGACGCAATCTATTGACTTCAGCTCCTCGAGCACTCCTACGAGGCGCTCGGGCTCGACGTCTATGCCCGTTATCGAGACGACCTCGTAGCCTAGCTTCCGCGGGTCGACTCTGACCGTGTAACCCTCTATGACGCCGAGCCTCTCGAGCTTCCTCACCCTCTTGAGCACGGCCACGTCGCTCAAGCCTAGATCGCGCGCTATTCTAGAGAAGGGGGTTCTGGAGTCTCTCAAAAGAGTCTCTATTATCTTCGCGTCTATTTCGTCGACCTTAGCTCTCCTGGCCAACGCAATCCTCCTCGAGTCTCCTCGATGGGACACGCCGAAAGGCGATTAACATGAAAGAAGAACAAAAGAGTTCTTTTTTTTTTTTTTAAGTGGAGAGCTCAAGC includes these proteins:
- a CDS encoding Lrp/AsnC family transcriptional regulator, whose protein sequence is MARRAKVDEIDAKIIETLLRDSRTPFSRIARDLGLSDVAVLKRVRKLERLGVIEGYTVRVDPRKLGYEVVSITGIDVEPERLVGVLEELKSIDCVKYLAMTSGDHAIIAIIWARDFEELSSITKKISELPGVKRVCPAVVTGIYKA